The genomic DNA CCGATCATGACGTCCGCGAACACGCGGTCGTAGAAGTCCTCGAGGACGGCTCGCAGTTTTTCCGGGCCGGTCTGGTCGAACAACGACTTGGTCACGATGTGGCCTCCACGACGACCGGCACGCCCGCGAGGGCCGCGTTGCCGGATACCGGGTCGATGAGCGTATCGTCGGTGATGTCGTTGACGCTGGCGCCGGCGTGCTCGCGCGCGATCGACAGCCGCACGCCCGGGCGGTCGTGCCCCCAGCCGTGGGGAACGCTCACCACGCCCGGCATCACGTCGTCGGTGACCTCCACGGGCAGTTCGATCGCTCCGGCGCGCGACCGAACGCGGGCGCGGTCGCCGGTCGCGAGCCCGCGCGCGGCGGCGTCGTCCGGGTGGATGAGCAGCGTGCAGCGCGGCGGGCCTTTCACGAGCCGGCGGCTGTTGTGCATCCACGAGTTGTTGCTGCGCAGGTCGCGGCGGCCGATGAGCACGAGGCCCGCCGGCGCCGCGAGCGACGGCGCCGCGCGCGCGAGGCGGTCGAGGTCGGCGACCAGCGTCGCGGGGGCGAGGTCGATGCGCCGGCGGTCGCGCGGCAACAGGTCGACGAGCCGCGGCGTCATCGGCCCGAGGTCGACGCCGCTGGGCGCGTCGAGCAGGTCGCGCAGGCGCAGGCGGTGCGGGCCGAAGCGCAGCGCCGCGTCGACCAGCGCGCGCGGTCCGGCGCGACGCGCGACGGCGGCCGCGGCGGCGACGGCCGCACGGCCCAGCGGCGAGCGCGCGGCCGGGTCGAGTCGGCGCCACAACTCGGCGAAAATTTCCCACTCGTGTCGCTGGTCGGCGCCGCGGTCGAACACGGCCGGCGAAAACCGCGCGTGTTGATGGACCTGCACCAATCCGAACGCGATGTCATAGTGGTCGCGCTCGAGCGGCATCGTCGGCGGCAAGACGATGTGCGCGTGCCGGCTCGTCTCGTCGATGTACGGGCCGACGCACACGAGAAACTCCAGCGACGCGAACGCCTCGTCCAGTCGGCGACCGTTGGGGCACGACAGCACCGGATTGCCGGCCGACACGATCATCGCGCGGATCTGGCCGTCGCCCGGCGTGAGAATCTCGTCGGCCAGCGTGGCGGCAGGCAGCTCGCCGCCGAACTCCGGCAACCCGCGCACGCGGCTGCGATAGCGCGCGTAGCCGCCGCGCAGCCCCGCGCGGTCGGCGATCGCGGCGAGGTCGATCGCCGGCGTCGGGAACATGGCGCCGCCCGGTTCGTCGAGGTTGCCGGTGACGGCGTTGAGCGCGCAGATTAGCCACGCGGCGACCGCGCCGAACGGCTGCTGGCACACGCCCACGCGGCCGTAGGCCACCGCGCGCGGGGCGGCTGCGAACTCGCGGGCGAGCGCGCGGATGTCGGCGGCGGCGATGCCGACGGCGTCCGCGACCTCCTCGGCCGGGAACCGCGCGGCCGCCGCGCGCAGCACATCGACGCGATCGGTGAACGCGGCGAGTCGGCCCAGGTCCGCCCTGCCGTCGGAACACACCGTGTCGATCATCGCGAGCAGCAGCAGCGCGTCGGCGCCGGGCCGGATGAACAGGTGGCGGTCCGCGATACGCGCCGTCTCGGTGCGGCGCGGGTCGACGACGACGACCCGGCCTCCGCGCGCGCGGATGTCCTGGATGCGACGCTTGATGTCCGGCGCGGTCATCAGGCTGCCGTTGGACGCCACCGGGTTGGCGCCGACCACGAGTAGATAGTCGGTGCGCTCGATGTCGGGCACCGGCAGCGCGAGCTGATGGCCGAACATCAAATAGCTCGCGAGCATGTGGGGCAGTTGGTCGGTGCTGGTGGCCGAATAGCGCTGGCGCGTGCGGATGCGGCGCAGAAATAGCTGGCCGAAAGTCATCGCGCCGAGGCTGTGAACAGTGGGATTGCCGACGTAGATGCCGAGCGCGTCGCGCCCGCAGCGCCGCTGGATGTCGGCGATGCGGCCGGCGACCTCGTCGAACGCCTGGTCCCAGCCGATCGGCGACCAGCGATCGCCCTCGCGCCGCATCGGCGCCCGCAGCCGATCGGG from Deltaproteobacteria bacterium includes the following:
- a CDS encoding group 1 truncated hemoglobin; protein product: MDAQQPPARERPAALHAAHPPGRRRRARARDRRPRPRSVARRSDRTARGGHRRRDAGRGERSPRLGARPPGRAAVDRARARRRQRQRHHRRYAHRPGIRQRGPRGRAGRRGGHIVTKSLFDQTGPEKLRAVLEDFYDRVFADVMIGFLFAGKDKQRLIDKEWEFTAQMLGADVTYTGRPMREAHAASPILGGHFERRLQILRETLADHAVAPEVQARWLAHTEALRPQVTRDRGSECDHATVGR
- a CDS encoding molybdopterin oxidoreductase family protein — encoded protein: MAPRVQRHYAICPLCEATCGIVVDTAGREVVAIRGDDGDAFSRGYICPKATALADLHADPDRLRAPMRREGDRWSPIGWDQAFDEVAGRIADIQRRCGRDALGIYVGNPTVHSLGAMTFGQLFLRRIRTRQRYSATSTDQLPHMLASYLMFGHQLALPVPDIERTDYLLVVGANPVASNGSLMTAPDIKRRIQDIRARGGRVVVVDPRRTETARIADRHLFIRPGADALLLLAMIDTVCSDGRADLGRLAAFTDRVDVLRAAAARFPAEEVADAVGIAAADIRALAREFAAAPRAVAYGRVGVCQQPFGAVAAWLICALNAVTGNLDEPGGAMFPTPAIDLAAIADRAGLRGGYARYRSRVRGLPEFGGELPAATLADEILTPGDGQIRAMIVSAGNPVLSCPNGRRLDEAFASLEFLVCVGPYIDETSRHAHIVLPPTMPLERDHYDIAFGLVQVHQHARFSPAVFDRGADQRHEWEIFAELWRRLDPAARSPLGRAAVAAAAAVARRAGPRALVDAALRFGPHRLRLRDLLDAPSGVDLGPMTPRLVDLLPRDRRRIDLAPATLVADLDRLARAAPSLAAPAGLVLIGRRDLRSNNSWMHNSRRLVKGPPRCTLLIHPDDAAARGLATGDRARVRSRAGAIELPVEVTDDVMPGVVSVPHGWGHDRPGVRLSIAREHAGASVNDITDDTLIDPVSGNAALAGVPVVVEATS